DNA sequence from the Halocalculus aciditolerans genome:
TGCGGGTCGATGGCTCCGGGGAGGACGTGCTTCCCGGACGCGTCGATTTCGGTCTCGCCGGAGAGCGTGCCGGGTTCGGCGACGGCGGCGATCTTCTCGCCCGACGCCGCGACGTCAGCTTCGAAGGTGCCGTGTTCGGGCGTGACGACCGTGCCGTTCGAGACGACGAGGTCGTACTCGCGGTCAGTCATCGAGGGCCTCCACATACGCCTCGACTTCCTCGGTCTCCAGGACTTCGGCGTACTTCATCCAGAGGTCCATCAGGCCGATCTTGTGCGACGCCTCGATGCGGTCGAAGATGCACTCCTGGGGGAGGAGGACGTCGAAGCCGTTCTGCTTCGCGTCGATGGCGGTCGCGCGCACGCAGCCGCTCGTGGAGTTCCCGACGACGATGACGGAGTCGTGGCCGCCACGGACGAGCCGGGAGAGGAGGTCCGTGCCGTAGAACGCGCTCGCGTACGATTTGTCGATGACCGTCTCGCCGTCCGCGGGAGCGACGGGGTCGACGATTCGGAGGTCGTCGTGGTCGGGGTCGTCGTAGCTCGACGGGACGACGCGCGTGTAGATGACGGGAACGTCGTGGTCGCGCGCGAAGTCGAGGAACGGCTCGATGTAGTCGATGGCGTCCCACGCGATCTCCCCCATCGCGGTGCGGTGTTTCTCGACGGCGTCGAGGATGGGTTCGTCGTCGCCGACGATGAGCTCCTGCATGTCGATGACGAGGACCGCGGGGTTCTCCCCGAGCCCGCGGGACTCCCAGGAGGACGCGCCCTCCTCGTCGTAGCCCGCTTTCGAAATCACTTGCTTGTCCCGCTCCGTGAGTAGATCTTCCCAGATACGCTCGGTCATGCTTGACAACCTCACACTACACTTTCGCCCGGGTTCGCTTAAACCTACTTCTTACACCGGTGTCGGCGCGAACGCGTCGAGGACGGCTTCGGCGAGGTCGCGGTCGGCGTTTGACGGCGCGCGCACGATGGGGAGGTCGACGCCCATCGCGCGGACCGCGTCGAGTTCCTCCCGGGCGTCTTCGGGGGTGCCCCAGATTGCGACGGTGTCGAGGAAGTCGTCGCCGAGGTGCGCTACGCCCGCCTCGGTGCTCGGGGCGTCGCGGACTGCCGCGACGTCGTCGCCGAACCCGGCCTCCTCGGCGGCGCGGCCGTAGTAGCCGGGGACGTCGCGGAGGTAGTAGGCGACGTGTTCGGCGGCCGCTCGGCGGGCGACGGCGGGGTCGTCGTCGACGGCGGCGAGGACGTACATCGCCACGTCGATGTCCGCGACGTCGCGGTCGGCGCGTTCAGCGCCCGTCGCCAGCCACTCCTTCGCCTCGGCGAACTGCTCGCGTGGGTAGAGGTTCGGCAGCCAGCCGTCGCAGTACTCGCCGGTGAGGCGGACGTTCCCGGGGCCGAGCGCGCCGTTATAGATGGGGACGTCGGCGCGTTCGGGTTCGAAGGCGTCCCAGAAGCTCGTGCGCGCGGGGGTGAAGAACTCGCCGTCGAACGCCTCGGGCGTCCCAGACAGGTAGCGGCGGACGAGTTCGACGTATTCGGCGAGTCGGGGGAGCGGGCGGTCGAAGGGAACGCCGTGAAAGTCCTCGACGACGCCGGGGTGGGCGACGCCGAGGCCGAGAATGGCGCGGCCGTCGGAGTGCGCGTCGAGGGTGGCGACGGCCTGCGCGAGCGCCGCCGGCGTCCGCGAGAAGACGTTCACGATGCCCGTGCCGAGTCGGACGTCGTCCGTGACGGTCGCCCAGCGCTCCAGTTTCCCGAACGCGGTCTTCCCCTGGCCTTCGGCGGCCCAGACGCTCTCGTAGCCGAGTGCGTCCGCGCGCCGGACGAGGTCGAGGTCGTCGCGGAGCGCGAACAGGACGCCGGTCCGTTCGGTCATCGGCGGCCCTCCGCGGAGAGAGCGAGCGCACGCGGTGGTCGCTGCGGTGAGCGCATCATACCGTGGACGTTCGCGGCCGGGGGCATAACGGTATCCCCGCGTGCGGGGCGATAGCTTTAGGCGGTGTGGGTCGAACCAGCGTGCATGGTCGAGCAAGCAGAGAGGAGCGGCGAGCGCGTGGTATCGGTCGCGGACGTATCGTTCGACGTCGAGACGGACGTCCTCGTCGCGGGCGGCGGCGGCACGGGTCTCGTCGCGGCGCTCGCCGCGTCCGAGAACCCGGACCTGACCGTGACAGTGCTGGAGAAGAGCCCGGACGTCGGCGGGAACACGTCGCTCTCGACGGGGATGGTGCCGGCGGCGGGGACGCGCCTCCAGCGCGAGGCGGGCATCGAGGAGTCCCCTGCGGACATGGCGCGAGACATCTTGGAGAAGAACGACTACACGGCGGACGAGGCGATGGTCCGGCGTCTCTGCGCGGAGAGCGCGGACCTCGTCCACTGGCTCGTGGACGACTGGGACGTATCGCTCTCGCTCGTGGACGATTTCAAATACCCCAAACACTCCGAGTATCGGATGCACGCGCCGCCGGGGCGGAACGGGGCGAACCTCGTCGCCGAGTTGCGAGCGCGCGTCGAGGAGACACCGAACGTCGAACTCCTGACGAACACGCCGGTGACGACGCTCGTAGCGGACGACGCCGGGGTTGTCGGCGTCGTCGCAGGCGACCGGCGCTCGGAAGCCATCGCCGCAGAGAAGGTAATTCTCGCGACGGACGGGTTCGGGGGGAACCGGGAGATGATCACGGAGTGGTGTCCGGAGATCGAGGACGCGGTGTACTTCGGCGCGGACGGGAACACGGGGGACGGCATCCGGTGGGGGGCGGCGCTCGGCGGCGAGCTCGCCTGCATGGACGCCTATCAGGGGCACGCGACGGTCGCGTCGGGACAGCTCTCGACCTATGCGGTGGTGATGAACGGCGGCGTGCTCGTGAACGAGCGCGGGGAGCGGTTCGGCGACGAGTCCGCGGGGTACTCGGCGTTCGCCGTCGACGTCCTCAGGCAGCCGGGCGGGCACGCGTTCGAACTGTTCGACGAGCGCATCTTCGAGCGCCTCCGGGGCGAGTTCGACGACTTCGACGAGGCCGTCGAGAGCGGCGTCTACCACGAGGCCGAGTCGGTCGAGGCGCTCGCGGAGACGCTGGGGTTCGACGCCGACGCCGCGGCCGAAGCCGTCGAGAGATATAACGCCGCGGCGGCGGCGGGCGAGCCGGACGAGACGGGGCGAGAAGACGGCGTGCACGCGCTCGAAGCGCCGTTCTACGGCGCGAAGGTGACGGGCGCGCTCTTCCACACGCAGGGCGGGCTGGTCGTCGACGAGGACGCGCGCGTCCTCCGCGAGGACGGGACGGTCGTGGAGAACCTCTACGCGGGCGGCGGGACGGCGTGCGGCATCAGCGG
Encoded proteins:
- a CDS encoding LLM class flavin-dependent oxidoreductase — its product is MTERTGVLFALRDDLDLVRRADALGYESVWAAEGQGKTAFGKLERWATVTDDVRLGTGIVNVFSRTPAALAQAVATLDAHSDGRAILGLGVAHPGVVEDFHGVPFDRPLPRLAEYVELVRRYLSGTPEAFDGEFFTPARTSFWDAFEPERADVPIYNGALGPGNVRLTGEYCDGWLPNLYPREQFAEAKEWLATGAERADRDVADIDVAMYVLAAVDDDPAVARRAAAEHVAYYLRDVPGYYGRAAEEAGFGDDVAAVRDAPSTEAGVAHLGDDFLDTVAIWGTPEDAREELDAVRAMGVDLPIVRAPSNADRDLAEAVLDAFAPTPV
- a CDS encoding FAD-dependent oxidoreductase → MVEQAERSGERVVSVADVSFDVETDVLVAGGGGTGLVAALAASENPDLTVTVLEKSPDVGGNTSLSTGMVPAAGTRLQREAGIEESPADMARDILEKNDYTADEAMVRRLCAESADLVHWLVDDWDVSLSLVDDFKYPKHSEYRMHAPPGRNGANLVAELRARVEETPNVELLTNTPVTTLVADDAGVVGVVAGDRRSEAIAAEKVILATDGFGGNREMITEWCPEIEDAVYFGADGNTGDGIRWGAALGGELACMDAYQGHATVASGQLSTYAVVMNGGVLVNERGERFGDESAGYSAFAVDVLRQPGGHAFELFDERIFERLRGEFDDFDEAVESGVYHEAESVEALAETLGFDADAAAEAVERYNAAAAAGEPDETGREDGVHALEAPFYGAKVTGALFHTQGGLVVDEDARVLREDGTVVENLYAGGGTACGISGHGPGGYLSGNGLTTALGFGRLAGVDARERCRN
- a CDS encoding isochorismatase family protein, coding for MTERIWEDLLTERDKQVISKAGYDEEGASSWESRGLGENPAVLVIDMQELIVGDDEPILDAVEKHRTAMGEIAWDAIDYIEPFLDFARDHDVPVIYTRVVPSSYDDPDHDDLRIVDPVAPADGETVIDKSYASAFYGTDLLSRLVRGGHDSVIVVGNSTSGCVRATAIDAKQNGFDVLLPQECIFDRIEASHKIGLMDLWMKYAEVLETEEVEAYVEALDD